A single window of Streptomyces sp. NBC_00464 DNA harbors:
- a CDS encoding glutaredoxin family protein, translated as MSALLRRTKKKPADRVVTLVGKPGCHLCDDARAVVRAVCEETGASWEEKDITRDEELYKEYWEQIPVVLVDNEQHTFWRVDPARLRSALLS; from the coding sequence ATGAGTGCCCTGCTGCGTCGTACGAAGAAGAAGCCCGCCGACCGCGTGGTGACCCTGGTCGGGAAGCCGGGGTGTCACCTCTGTGACGACGCCAGGGCGGTGGTGCGGGCGGTCTGCGAGGAGACCGGCGCGTCCTGGGAGGAGAAGGACATCACCCGGGACGAGGAGCTGTACAAGGAGTACTGGGAGCAGATCCCCGTGGTCCTCGTAGATAACGAACAGCACACGTTCTGGCGGGTGGACCCGGCGAGACTGCGCAGTGCGCTGCTTTCCTGA